From one Streptomyces mobaraensis genomic stretch:
- a CDS encoding electron transfer flavoprotein subunit alpha/FixB family protein, producing the protein MAEVLVYVDHVDGAVRKPTLELLTLARRIGEPVAVHLGAGADEAAKVLGEHGAVKVLTADAAEFADYLVVPKVDALQAAYEAVNPAAVLVPSSAEGKEIAARLALRVGGGLITDAVDLEAGDEGPVATQSVFAASYSTKSRVTKGTPVITVKPNSAAPEAAPAAGTVERLSVTFGELATGTKVVSRTPRESTGRPELTEAAIVVSGGRGVNGAENFPLIEALADSLGGAVGASRAAVDAGWYPHTNQVGQTGKSVSPQLYIAAGISGAIQHRAGMQTSKTIVAINKDEEAPIFELVDYGVVGDLFEVVPQLTDEIKARKG; encoded by the coding sequence ATGGCTGAAGTCCTCGTCTACGTAGACCACGTGGACGGCGCCGTCCGCAAGCCCACCCTCGAACTGCTCACCCTCGCCCGCCGCATCGGCGAGCCCGTCGCCGTCCACCTCGGCGCCGGTGCCGACGAGGCCGCGAAGGTGCTCGGCGAGCACGGCGCCGTCAAGGTGCTGACCGCCGACGCCGCCGAGTTCGCCGACTACCTGGTCGTCCCCAAGGTGGACGCCCTCCAGGCCGCGTACGAGGCCGTCAACCCGGCCGCCGTGCTCGTCCCGTCCTCCGCCGAGGGCAAGGAGATCGCGGCCCGCCTCGCGCTCCGCGTCGGCGGCGGCCTCATCACCGACGCCGTCGACCTGGAGGCCGGCGACGAGGGCCCGGTGGCCACGCAGTCCGTCTTCGCGGCCTCGTACTCCACCAAGTCCCGCGTCACCAAGGGCACCCCGGTCATCACCGTCAAGCCCAACTCCGCCGCTCCCGAGGCCGCCCCGGCCGCGGGCACGGTCGAGCGGCTCTCCGTCACCTTCGGCGAGCTGGCCACCGGCACCAAGGTCGTCTCCCGCACCCCGCGCGAGTCGACCGGCCGCCCCGAGCTGACCGAGGCCGCGATCGTGGTCTCCGGCGGCCGCGGCGTCAACGGCGCCGAGAACTTCCCGCTGATCGAGGCCCTGGCGGACTCGCTCGGCGGCGCCGTCGGCGCCTCCCGCGCCGCGGTGGACGCCGGCTGGTACCCGCACACCAACCAGGTCGGCCAGACCGGCAAGTCGGTCTCCCCGCAGCTCTACATCGCGGCGGGCATCTCCGGTGCCATCCAGCACCGGGCCGGCATGCAGACCTCGAAGACGATCGTCGCCATCAACAAGGACGAGGAGGCGCCGATCTTCGAGCTGGTCGACTACGGCGTCGTCGGCGACCTCTTCGAGGTCGTCCCGCAGCTGACGGACGAGATCAAGGCCCGCAAGGGCTGA
- a CDS encoding DUF6986 family protein encodes MHRSVTTTFDSTLTDRLTARLAGVDADLARRYPGDPGTRQPVHTVYVPADAFAADTVRTWGERALAALDAHAPDAEALAEALGVPDATAVHDRVRAKLAREPVEDLRVDFEDGYGRRSDAEEDEAAARAAELTAASVADGSAPPFTGIRAKSMEAAVRDRGVRTLDVFLTGLMARGGLPAGLVLTLPKVSHAEQVTAMAEVAGEFEKAHGLEAGRIRFEVQIETTQAVLGPDGRATVARLLDAGEGRVSALHYGTFDYSAACGIAPAHQAPDHPAADHAKAVMQVAVAGTGVRLSDGSTNVLPVGPRERVHAAWRHHHALVRRALARAYHQGWDMHPAHLPTRYAAVYGFYREGLETAAARLAAYARGGTADGGAVLDEPATARSLAGHLLRAVDCGAADPAEIARLTGLTRPELDALAGRAE; translated from the coding sequence GTGCACCGGAGCGTGACGACGACCTTCGACAGCACGCTGACGGACCGGCTCACGGCCCGGCTCGCCGGCGTGGACGCGGACCTCGCGCGCCGCTACCCCGGCGACCCGGGCACCCGGCAGCCCGTGCACACGGTCTACGTCCCGGCGGACGCCTTCGCGGCGGACACGGTCCGTACCTGGGGCGAACGCGCGCTGGCGGCCCTCGACGCGCACGCGCCGGACGCGGAGGCGCTGGCGGAAGCGCTCGGCGTACCGGACGCCACCGCCGTCCACGACCGCGTCCGGGCCAAGCTGGCCCGGGAGCCGGTGGAGGACCTGCGCGTCGACTTCGAGGACGGCTACGGCCGCCGCTCCGACGCCGAGGAGGACGAAGCGGCGGCGCGGGCGGCCGAGTTGACGGCCGCGTCGGTCGCGGACGGCAGCGCGCCGCCGTTCACCGGCATCCGCGCCAAGTCCATGGAGGCGGCGGTACGGGACCGGGGCGTCCGCACCCTCGACGTCTTCCTCACGGGCCTCATGGCGAGGGGAGGGCTGCCCGCCGGGCTCGTCCTCACCCTCCCCAAGGTCAGCCACGCCGAGCAGGTCACGGCGATGGCGGAGGTGGCGGGGGAGTTCGAGAAAGCGCACGGCCTGGAGGCGGGCCGGATCCGCTTCGAGGTCCAGATCGAGACCACCCAGGCCGTCCTGGGCCCGGACGGCCGGGCGACGGTCGCGCGGCTGCTGGACGCGGGGGAGGGCCGGGTGAGCGCCCTGCACTACGGCACCTTCGACTACAGCGCCGCCTGCGGGATCGCCCCCGCCCACCAGGCCCCCGACCACCCGGCCGCCGACCACGCCAAGGCCGTCATGCAGGTCGCGGTGGCGGGCACGGGCGTCCGCCTCTCCGACGGCTCGACGAACGTCCTCCCGGTGGGCCCGCGCGAGCGGGTGCACGCGGCCTGGCGCCACCACCACGCCCTGGTCCGGCGGGCGTTGGCCCGTGCCTACCACCAGGGCTGGGACATGCACCCCGCCCACCTGCCGACGCGGTACGCGGCGGTGTACGGCTTCTACCGCGAGGGCCTGGAGACGGCGGCGGCCCGGCTGGCCGCGTACGCGCGCGGCGGGACGGCCGACGGCGGTGCCGTCCTGGACGAACCCGCCACGGCCCGCTCCCTCGCCGGCCACCTCCTCCGCGCGGTCGACTGCGGCGCGGCCGACCCGGCGGAGATCGCCCGGCTGACGGGCCTCACCCGCCCGGAACTCGACGCCCTGGCGGGCCGCGCGGAGTGA
- a CDS encoding GNAT family N-acetyltransferase, protein MSARTNDHQADGPDTRIRPGVEDDLDELTRIYNHYVVETPITFDIEPFTVDRRRAWLLEHPDSGPHRLLVAEQGGKLLGYATSSAFRAKHAYATSVETTVYVAPEHVGHGVGGLLYSALFEVLEREDVHMALAGITVPNDASRRLHERFGFRPAGVYEQVGRKFGKYWDVAWFQRRVSREG, encoded by the coding sequence GTGAGCGCACGAACGAACGACCACCAGGCGGACGGTCCGGACACCCGTATCCGGCCCGGTGTCGAGGACGACCTCGACGAGCTGACCCGGATCTACAACCACTACGTCGTCGAGACGCCGATCACCTTCGACATCGAGCCGTTCACCGTGGACCGGCGGCGGGCCTGGCTGCTGGAACACCCGGACTCCGGGCCGCACCGGCTGCTCGTGGCCGAGCAGGGCGGGAAGCTGCTCGGGTACGCCACCAGCAGCGCCTTCCGGGCGAAGCACGCCTACGCGACGTCCGTGGAGACCACGGTGTACGTGGCGCCGGAGCACGTGGGGCACGGTGTCGGCGGGCTGCTGTACTCCGCCCTCTTCGAGGTGCTGGAGCGGGAGGACGTGCACATGGCACTCGCGGGCATCACCGTGCCCAACGACGCGTCCCGCCGCCTCCACGAGCGCTTCGGCTTCCGTCCCGCCGGGGTGTACGAGCAGGTGGGCCGCAAGTTCGGCAAGTACTGGGACGTGGCCTGGTTCCAGCGGCGGGTTTCGCGGGAGGGGTGA
- a CDS encoding TauD/TfdA family dioxygenase — protein sequence MTQPAPVEALTAWNGHALGEEEWLLPLPPDFPHAPDGHPSDTGPAEAALAGLAARVTQRLRAGRGFVVIRGFPVAGRTDRERAATCRRLAASLGAVRPEDPGDLVTVTGGAGLGKTDLALALHTDRTPAPHPPRVLGLLCVRPAAHGGETLLASGHTVHNRLLAESPWALPRLYQDFHFGRGAGFDRHRPVFRRHGADLRVHYNRRGIERAHHAAGAPLSPDDRAALDAVDRILSDPRTVLRVPLRRGDLLWLDNAVVLHGRTAFTDSPDPHARRCLVRVWVDCDAPPATPGSAPTH from the coding sequence ATGACCCAGCCCGCCCCGGTCGAAGCACTCACGGCGTGGAATGGCCACGCCCTCGGCGAGGAGGAGTGGCTGCTTCCGCTGCCGCCCGACTTCCCGCACGCGCCCGACGGTCACCCCAGCGACACGGGACCCGCGGAAGCAGCCCTGGCGGGTCTGGCCGCGCGGGTCACGCAACGCCTGCGTGCCGGGCGCGGGTTCGTCGTGATCCGCGGCTTTCCGGTGGCCGGCCGCACCGACCGGGAGCGCGCCGCGACGTGCCGGCGACTCGCGGCCTCCCTGGGCGCGGTGCGGCCGGAGGACCCCGGCGATCTCGTCACCGTGACCGGCGGCGCCGGGCTGGGCAAGACCGACCTCGCCCTGGCCCTGCACACCGACCGCACTCCGGCACCCCACCCCCCGAGGGTGCTGGGGCTGCTGTGCGTGCGCCCGGCGGCACACGGCGGGGAGACCCTGCTGGCCAGCGGGCACACCGTGCACAACAGGCTGCTCGCCGAGAGCCCTTGGGCTCTGCCCCGCCTCTACCAGGATTTCCACTTCGGCCGGGGAGCCGGCTTCGACCGGCACCGCCCGGTCTTCCGGCGGCATGGTGCCGACCTGCGCGTGCACTACAACCGGCGCGGAATCGAACGCGCCCACCACGCAGCGGGCGCGCCCCTGAGCCCCGACGACCGGGCGGCCCTCGACGCCGTCGACCGGATCCTGTCCGACCCGCGCACCGTCCTGCGCGTTCCCCTGCGCCGGGGAGACCTGCTCTGGCTGGACAACGCCGTCGTGCTGCACGGCCGTACCGCCTTCACCGACTCGCCCGACCCGCACGCCCGTAGGTGCCTGGTCCGCGTGTGGGTGGACTGCGACGCGCCTCCCGCCACGCCCGGGTCCGCTCCGACGCACTGA
- a CDS encoding phenylalanine 4-monooxygenase — protein MTDTQSRTPVAADGRLGAALAHPGFADPAYLRRRQAIAARARDHRVGDPSPPMAYTRAEHRTWRRVHRAVWEAQAEHACRVALEAREEAPIPADEIPQHAEVGARLRALTGFDFTLAGGVVANKRFLGSMARGYFHAVQFVRHPAVPLYTPEPDVIHDILGHGIHLAHPGFADLYRLVGQAATRIENPDVLQMISDVYWFTLEYGVLEERGRPRAYGAALLSSYGEMRQLHRCLVRPLDIGAVLATGYTITGYQPVLFSARGLNEVTETLAAFLDGLDDDSALLGRYRPPRDCTGAPRSGTFR, from the coding sequence GTGACCGATACCCAGTCGCGCACCCCCGTCGCGGCCGACGGCCGGCTGGGGGCGGCCCTGGCGCATCCGGGGTTCGCCGATCCGGCCTACCTGCGGCGCCGGCAGGCGATCGCCGCGCGCGCTCGCGACCACCGGGTCGGGGACCCGTCACCGCCGATGGCCTACACCCGGGCCGAGCACCGGACCTGGCGCAGGGTCCACCGTGCGGTGTGGGAGGCGCAGGCCGAGCACGCCTGCCGGGTGGCCCTGGAGGCCAGGGAGGAGGCCCCGATCCCGGCCGACGAGATCCCGCAGCACGCGGAGGTCGGCGCGCGGCTCCGGGCCCTGACGGGTTTCGACTTCACCCTGGCCGGCGGTGTGGTCGCCAACAAGCGGTTCCTCGGGTCGATGGCCCGCGGGTACTTCCACGCCGTGCAGTTCGTGCGTCACCCGGCGGTGCCGTTGTACACGCCGGAACCCGATGTCATCCACGACATCCTCGGCCACGGCATCCACCTCGCCCACCCGGGGTTCGCGGACCTCTACCGGCTGGTCGGGCAGGCGGCGACGCGGATCGAGAACCCGGACGTGCTGCAGATGATCAGTGACGTGTACTGGTTCACCCTGGAGTACGGCGTCCTGGAGGAGCGCGGCCGGCCCAGGGCCTACGGCGCGGCCCTGCTCTCCTCCTACGGCGAGATGCGGCAGCTCCACCGCTGCCTCGTCCGCCCGCTCGACATCGGCGCCGTGCTCGCCACCGGCTACACCATCACCGGTTACCAGCCGGTGCTCTTCAGCGCCCGCGGCCTGAACGAGGTCACCGAGACCCTGGCCGCCTTCCTGGACGGTCTCGACGACGACAGCGCACTGCTCGGCCGGTACCGTCCGCCTCGGGACTGCACCGGGGCTCCGCGTTCGGGTACGTTCCGGTGA
- a CDS encoding DUF397 domain-containing protein, whose amino-acid sequence MADPRSDLTTTTWRKSSYSGAQGEMCLEIADRHSGLIPVRDSKTPTGPTLTLPAPAWSAFVTALTAEGGLVPR is encoded by the coding sequence ATGGCTGATCCGCGATCCGACCTGACCACCACCACGTGGCGCAAGAGCTCCTACAGCGGCGCCCAGGGCGAGATGTGCCTGGAGATCGCCGACCGGCACTCCGGCCTGATACCCGTCCGCGACAGCAAAACCCCCACCGGCCCCACCCTCACCCTCCCCGCCCCCGCCTGGTCCGCCTTCGTGACCGCGCTCACCGCCGAAGGCGGCCTCGTCCCCCGGTAG
- a CDS encoding helix-turn-helix domain-containing protein yields MSDPERLDPSRGVIARYAARLRELRIERGLTRAEVADRVFLSYSAIAKFESGTRFPLEDVAQLLDEVLGADGALFDLWGSVSDTPHARWASRLEKLEAGSREIRHLAGGVPALLQTEAYIRSILGRGMELFGGNLEEKVQFRLRRCDVLHSADPPALSTVVSEAALRMVVESPRVMREQLRHLLRMSERPYVSLRIIPFTSQVFSYIGQATLLFPRVGKPTLYTVAFEQGVFSTKPSEVAWHASLYDHIYNGALSEETSRAFISKVIEDEYHG; encoded by the coding sequence ATGTCCGATCCGGAACGGCTCGACCCGTCTCGGGGCGTCATCGCGCGCTACGCGGCACGGTTGCGGGAGTTGCGCATCGAGCGCGGCTTGACCCGGGCGGAGGTCGCGGACCGGGTCTTCCTGTCGTACAGCGCGATCGCGAAGTTCGAGTCGGGCACTCGCTTTCCCCTTGAGGACGTGGCCCAGTTGCTGGACGAGGTCCTGGGCGCGGACGGGGCGCTGTTCGACTTGTGGGGCAGTGTCAGCGACACTCCGCATGCCCGCTGGGCTTCGCGGCTGGAGAAGCTGGAAGCGGGTTCTCGCGAGATCCGTCACCTCGCGGGCGGCGTCCCGGCACTGCTCCAGACTGAGGCGTACATCCGGTCGATCCTGGGCCGGGGCATGGAGCTTTTCGGCGGCAACCTGGAGGAAAAGGTCCAGTTCCGCCTGCGCAGATGCGATGTCCTGCACAGCGCAGACCCGCCCGCGCTGTCCACGGTGGTCTCGGAGGCGGCACTCCGTATGGTCGTCGAATCCCCCAGGGTCATGCGGGAGCAGTTGCGCCACCTGCTACGGATGTCCGAGCGACCGTACGTCAGCCTCCGCATCATCCCTTTCACCAGCCAGGTCTTTTCCTACATCGGTCAGGCGACCCTGTTGTTCCCCAGGGTCGGCAAACCGACGCTGTACACCGTCGCTTTCGAGCAAGGCGTCTTCTCTACGAAGCCGTCAGAGGTCGCATGGCATGCCTCGCTGTACGATCACATCTACAACGGCGCGCTTTCGGAAGAAACTTCAAGGGCCTTCATCTCCAAGGTGATCGAGGACGAATACCATGGCTGA
- a CDS encoding alpha/beta hydrolase: protein MIEARLHDGSALPVEVHGTGPVTVLLPVDPRPADGARAEELRRWGVDPDLGPSLVRGLTDAGFRVAAFAYEHHLMAHPRPDALTPDTVTADLLAVADAAGAGRFAYYGYSWLALSGLQLALRTERLAALAMGGFPPLGGPYAEMLRVTRAAHAMAASAAGSRETPGGATAPDDYDWSSVEVSATEAQTRQFVTLYEALRGFDERAALARLRCPRLCFAGSADTIPYGEGWGGVTVDIGGAVAAGRAELASAGWTVRLLDGLDHTQAMQPAHVLPVLLPWLTASRSTLDGAARPPR, encoded by the coding sequence ATGATCGAAGCGAGGCTCCACGACGGAAGCGCCCTCCCGGTGGAGGTCCACGGAACCGGGCCCGTGACCGTCCTGCTCCCCGTCGACCCGCGCCCCGCCGACGGCGCGCGCGCCGAGGAGCTGCGGCGCTGGGGCGTCGACCCGGACCTGGGCCCGTCCCTCGTACGCGGCCTCACCGACGCCGGGTTCCGCGTCGCCGCCTTCGCCTACGAGCACCACCTCATGGCCCACCCCAGGCCGGACGCCCTCACCCCGGACACCGTCACCGCCGACCTCCTGGCCGTCGCCGACGCGGCCGGCGCCGGCCGCTTCGCCTACTACGGCTACTCCTGGCTGGCGCTCAGCGGTCTCCAACTCGCCCTGCGCACCGAACGCCTCGCGGCCTTGGCCATGGGCGGCTTCCCGCCGCTCGGCGGCCCCTACGCCGAGATGCTGCGCGTCACGCGGGCCGCGCACGCGATGGCGGCTTCCGCCGCCGGGAGCCGGGAGACCCCGGGCGGTGCCACGGCCCCCGACGACTACGACTGGTCGTCCGTGGAAGTGTCCGCCACCGAGGCGCAGACGCGGCAGTTCGTGACGCTGTACGAGGCGCTGCGCGGCTTCGACGAACGAGCGGCGCTGGCACGGCTGCGCTGCCCGCGCCTGTGCTTCGCCGGCTCCGCCGACACGATTCCGTACGGCGAGGGGTGGGGTGGCGTCACCGTCGACATCGGCGGCGCGGTCGCGGCCGGCCGCGCGGAACTGGCGTCCGCCGGCTGGACGGTCCGCCTCCTCGACGGCCTCGACCACACGCAGGCGATGCAGCCGGCGCACGTCCTGCCGGTGCTGCTTCCCTGGCTCACGGCTTCACGCTCCACCCTGGACGGCGCCGCACGTCCACCGAGGTGA
- a CDS encoding TetR/AcrR family transcriptional regulator C-terminal domain-containing protein, which produces MSIIAGQGDPTASMTLLWGGRPGERPARRAPGPKPGLSVDVIVEAAIAVADEAASAAGLSMRTVGERLGCSSMALYTYVPGKAELLDLMYDRVHAEFPTDRAMDGDWRAAVTVWAADLRAFCLRHPWVLQVSYARPVLGPHEQAVLEALLRALSGTGLEAGTLRAVVSSLFHFVHGSARTTAEARRAAAVTGVPDQDWWGTRVTLLHELAPDFADRFPLSTRLASSQETPAEDGDPADAWERETDAVFAAGLAVLLDGIEVAAAGSGAAGPGR; this is translated from the coding sequence GTGAGCATCATCGCGGGACAGGGCGACCCGACCGCGTCCATGACGCTGCTCTGGGGCGGCCGGCCGGGCGAGCGGCCCGCGCGCAGAGCGCCGGGCCCCAAGCCCGGGCTGAGCGTCGACGTCATCGTGGAGGCGGCGATCGCGGTGGCCGACGAGGCGGCATCGGCGGCGGGGCTGTCGATGCGCACGGTGGGGGAGCGGCTGGGGTGTTCGTCGATGGCGCTGTACACCTACGTGCCCGGCAAGGCGGAACTGCTCGACCTCATGTACGACCGGGTGCACGCCGAGTTCCCCACCGATCGGGCGATGGACGGGGATTGGCGGGCGGCGGTGACGGTGTGGGCTGCGGACCTCAGGGCGTTCTGCCTGCGGCACCCGTGGGTGCTCCAGGTCTCGTACGCGCGCCCGGTGCTCGGCCCGCACGAGCAGGCCGTACTGGAGGCGCTGCTCCGCGCCCTGTCGGGGACCGGGCTGGAGGCTGGAACCCTGCGGGCGGTGGTGAGTTCGCTGTTTCACTTCGTGCACGGCTCGGCGCGGACGACGGCGGAGGCGCGCCGGGCGGCGGCCGTGACCGGCGTCCCGGACCAGGACTGGTGGGGCACCCGCGTGACGCTCCTGCACGAGCTCGCCCCCGACTTCGCCGACCGCTTCCCGCTGTCGACGCGGCTCGCCTCCTCCCAGGAGACGCCTGCGGAGGACGGGGATCCGGCGGACGCCTGGGAGCGCGAGACCGACGCCGTCTTCGCGGCCGGCCTCGCCGTCCTCCTCGACGGAATCGAGGTGGCGGCGGCCGGATCGGGGGCGGCCGGACCGGGCCGCTGA
- a CDS encoding serine hydrolase domain-containing protein, with the protein MRLPDPLRKGGANPEDPAALLRAIIGEAGRNMAAAVAVGRGGYGYTLCTGFTTLTPRAPLTQDAPFEVGSVSKMFTALLFAVLVEEGRLSLYEPLAGHVPPGAMPPGPAARRITALHLATHSSGLPHLTPRMLLKVRPSDITNPYLRYRDRDLLTDLSRARLKFPPGTSRHYSNFGFALLGHMLEHATRQSYADLIAEKIAGPLRLTHTTARSDLEQTEGYWHGHLMPPLRTPGFSGAGAIRSSARDLTRFLTHHIAPDPGLPPPLYRALRVVTHTDSPQATTLGWLSRTTALGDLYFQPGSTRAATAFIGFSPSRHTTVAALVSSGWTLRNSLIQNAYLLLRHYAANPLAHAAPS; encoded by the coding sequence ATGCGCCTGCCTGATCCGCTGCGCAAGGGTGGTGCGAACCCTGAGGATCCCGCGGCACTGCTGCGCGCCATCATCGGCGAAGCGGGCCGCAACATGGCAGCCGCGGTGGCGGTCGGCCGCGGCGGCTACGGCTACACCCTCTGCACCGGGTTCACGACCCTCACACCACGCGCTCCCCTCACTCAGGACGCACCGTTCGAGGTCGGTTCCGTCAGCAAGATGTTCACCGCGCTGCTGTTCGCCGTCCTGGTCGAAGAAGGGAGGCTGAGCCTGTACGAGCCCCTGGCCGGCCACGTCCCGCCCGGCGCCATGCCCCCGGGCCCCGCGGCCCGGCGGATCACCGCCCTGCACCTGGCCACCCACTCCTCCGGGCTGCCCCATCTGACCCCGCGCATGCTGCTCAAGGTACGGCCCAGTGACATCACCAACCCCTACCTCCGCTACCGCGACCGGGACCTCCTCACGGACCTGTCCCGGGCCCGCCTCAAGTTTCCCCCCGGCACCTCAAGGCACTATTCCAACTTCGGGTTCGCACTCCTGGGCCACATGCTGGAGCACGCCACCCGGCAGAGCTACGCCGACCTCATCGCCGAGAAGATCGCCGGCCCCCTGCGCCTCACGCACACCACCGCCCGCAGCGATCTCGAACAGACCGAGGGCTACTGGCACGGCCACCTCATGCCCCCGCTGCGCACCCCCGGCTTCTCAGGCGCCGGAGCCATCCGTTCCAGCGCCCGTGACCTCACCCGCTTCCTCACACACCACATCGCCCCCGACCCCGGCCTCCCCCCTCCCCTGTACCGCGCCCTGCGGGTCGTCACCCACACGGATTCCCCCCAGGCGACCACCCTCGGCTGGCTCAGCAGAACGACCGCTCTCGGAGATCTCTATTTCCAGCCCGGAAGCACCCGGGCGGCAACGGCCTTCATCGGTTTCAGCCCCTCGCGCCACACCACCGTCGCGGCCCTCGTCAGCAGCGGCTGGACCCTGCGCAACTCCCTGATCCAGAACGCCTACCTCCTCCTGCGCCACTACGCCGCCAACCCCCTCGCCCACGCCGCGCCCTCCTGA
- a CDS encoding DUF6895 family protein: MSTTMRRVESAGLLVDMADGAMTWLRENHAYCALPADVSPHLAHHMSEYKALAEMALAAQVTSEALPTPRNRDRARDILDHCWRQLGQGDLLYERQLRHLSLPDPVEIYAHFVQAGYRHSGLEQLLRRVHRLTAFQAAELYPNRRLAVANAQRLAGLPHPHPGEWGEPAARTWLGSTPEPWAIDWNDAYCLTHTVYHLADWGRRPLALPPHVIGYLTRWLPVWLDVWCEAQEWDLVAELLFVDVCVPEPELPAAQWEALAAAQEVSGRVPPRGKRPGTGITPGPTSDPSGTGPAAPDATASGLEGSGPAAPDATASGPAAPDPAASGPVGSDPAASGPVGSDPTADFRRHQHTTCVTAMAAARAAHAAHAARATRADAPA, encoded by the coding sequence GTGAGTACGACGATGAGGCGTGTGGAGAGCGCGGGGCTGCTGGTGGACATGGCCGACGGTGCCATGACGTGGCTGCGGGAGAACCACGCGTACTGCGCCCTGCCTGCCGACGTCAGCCCGCACCTCGCCCACCACATGAGTGAGTACAAAGCGCTCGCCGAGATGGCCCTGGCCGCGCAGGTGACGTCCGAAGCCCTGCCCACGCCGCGGAACCGTGACCGCGCGCGCGACATCCTGGACCACTGCTGGCGGCAGTTGGGCCAGGGCGATCTGCTCTACGAACGCCAGTTGCGCCACTTGTCGCTCCCTGACCCGGTCGAGATCTACGCACACTTCGTCCAGGCCGGCTACCGCCACAGCGGGCTCGAACAGCTGCTGCGGCGCGTCCACCGGCTCACGGCCTTCCAGGCCGCCGAGCTGTACCCGAACCGCCGTCTCGCCGTCGCCAACGCGCAACGCCTGGCGGGGCTTCCGCACCCGCACCCCGGCGAGTGGGGCGAACCAGCCGCCCGCACCTGGCTGGGAAGCACCCCTGAGCCGTGGGCCATCGACTGGAACGACGCCTACTGCCTCACCCACACCGTCTACCACCTCGCCGACTGGGGCCGGCGCCCCCTCGCCCTCCCCCCGCACGTGATCGGCTACTTGACCAGGTGGCTGCCGGTCTGGCTCGACGTATGGTGCGAAGCGCAGGAGTGGGACCTGGTCGCGGAGCTCCTCTTCGTCGACGTCTGCGTTCCCGAGCCGGAACTTCCCGCCGCCCAGTGGGAGGCGCTGGCCGCCGCCCAGGAGGTCTCCGGCCGCGTGCCGCCCAGAGGAAAGAGGCCGGGCACCGGCATAACGCCCGGGCCCACGTCCGATCCGTCGGGAACCGGTCCCGCGGCGCCCGACGCGACGGCATCCGGCCTGGAGGGATCCGGCCCTGCGGCGCCCGACGCGACGGCATCCGGCCCGGCGGCGCCCGATCCGGCGGCATCCGGCCCGGTGGGGTCCGATCCGGCGGCATCCGGCCCGGTGGGATCCGATCCGACGGCCGACTTCCGCCGCCACCAGCACACCACCTGCGTCACGGCCATGGCCGCCGCCCGCGCCGCCCACGCCGCCCACGCCGCTCGTGCCACCCGGGCCGATGCGCCTGCCTGA